In Glycine max cultivar Williams 82 chromosome 7, Glycine_max_v4.0, whole genome shotgun sequence, a single window of DNA contains:
- the LOC121175105 gene encoding uncharacterized protein isoform X2 yields MQRRLLVPFLYIGVTNGDICCNEAQKARLGGAPGANPQLTLTLSSYHVNNLEKDLVRDANGKRLRVKAPVRIYLICNPSRRLVTHVIYTSLPRSPFVVKF; encoded by the exons ATGCAGCGGCGACTTCTTGTTCCATTTTTGTACATCGGCGTGACTAACGGCGACATATGTTGCAATGAAGCCCAGAAAGCCCGACTTGGAGGAGCTCCCGGGGCAAATCCGCAACTAACGTTAACCCTTTCCTCCTACCACGTGAATAACCTCGAGAAGG ACTTGGTTCGCGACGCAAATGGCAAGCGGCTCAGGGTTAAGGCACCTGTGAGGATTTATCTAATCTGCAATCCTTCTAGACGTTTGGTGACTCATGTAATCTACACATCACTACCAAGAAGTCCCTTTGTGGTGAAG TTTTGA
- the LOC100778031 gene encoding trihelix transcription factor ASIL2 translates to MDDMEDDARYPPKSFSLNRQNPSHRHKHPIRAAPYHRPMPTRYQEPDDDDDDDNEPDDFDDGEAENGYDDDNNVAYPRIPKKRKVVAAAAAAAAGGSYEFAPRVKFSYGSRGSGSGSGSGSGEEWNESETFVLLEVWGDKFLQLGRNSLRSEEWHEVAEKVSEELKTERTVTQCRSVFDKLKRRYKKEKARMDEMGLGSCKWTFFKKMDMLMASSARQEYGLACGVDSGEYVFMNTRVYLNSSNGFDEMRDSPGESESDDDDDEEEDVGGGGGDEDEDEDDEMSCRVLADSIQKFGKIYEKIENSKRQQMMELEKMRLDFNRELELQKKQILERAQAEIAKIQDVDEEDTDTSGGENLSE, encoded by the coding sequence ATGGACGACATGGAAGACGACGCAAGGTACCCTCCCAAGTCCTTCTCTCTCAACCGCCAGAACCCCTCCCACCGCCACAAACACCCCATACGCGCCGCCCCCTACCACCGCCCAATGCCCACGCGCTACCAGGAACCCGACGACGATGATGATGACGACAACGAACCCGACGATTTCGACGACGGCGAAGCCGAAAACGGTTACGACGACGATAACAACGTCGCGTATCCTCGGATCCCGAAGAAGCGCAAGGTAGTCGCGGCCGccgcagcagcagcagcaggagGCTCCTACGAGTTCGCGCCACGCGTCAAATTCTCGTACGGCTCCCGCGGTTCGGGTTCGGGTTCGGGTTCGGGTTCGGGCGAGGAGTGGAACGAGTCCGAGACTTTCGTGCTGTTAGAGGTTTGGGGCGACAAGTTCCTCCAGCTCGGGAGGAACAGTTTGAGATCCGAGGAATGGCACGAGGTTGCAGAAAAAGTTTCCGAGGAATTGAAAACAGAGAGAACGGTGACGCAGTGTAGAAGCGTGTTTGACAAGCTAAAAAGAAGGTACAAGAAGGAGAAAGCTAGAATGGACGAAATGGGCCTTGGTTCCTGCAAATGGACCTTCTTCAAGAAGATGGACATGTTGATGGCTTCCTCCGCAAGACAAGAGTATGGGCTTGCTTGTGGCGTGGATTCTGGGGAGTATGTGTTTATGAACACTAGGGTTTACTTGAACAGTTCCAATGGGTTTGATGAGATGAGGGACAGTCCAGGGGAGTCTGAGAGTGATGATGATGACGATGAAGAGGAGGATGTTGGTGGTGGGGGTGGGGATGAGGATGAGGATGAGGACGACGAGATGTCGTGCCGCGTGTTGGCGGATTCGATTCAGAAGTTTGGGAAGATAtatgaaaagattgagaataGTAAGAGGCAGCAGATGATGGAGCTGGAGAAGATGAGGCTGGATTTTAACAGGGAGCTGGAGCTGCAGAAGAAGCAAATTCTCGAGAGGGCGCAGGCCGAGATTGCCAAAATTCAGGATGTGGATGAGGAGGATACTGACACTTCCGGTGGCGAGAATCTCAGTGAATGA
- the LOC121175105 gene encoding uncharacterized protein isoform X1 yields the protein MQRRLLVPFLYIGVTNGDICCNEAQKARLGGAPGANPQLTLTLSSYHVNNLEKVLVCSDLVRDANGKRLRVKAPVRIYLICNPSRRLVTHVIYTSLPRSPFVVKF from the exons ATGCAGCGGCGACTTCTTGTTCCATTTTTGTACATCGGCGTGACTAACGGCGACATATGTTGCAATGAAGCCCAGAAAGCCCGACTTGGAGGAGCTCCCGGGGCAAATCCGCAACTAACGTTAACCCTTTCCTCCTACCACGTGAATAACCTCGAGAAGG TTTTAGTTTGTTCAGACTTGGTTCGCGACGCAAATGGCAAGCGGCTCAGGGTTAAGGCACCTGTGAGGATTTATCTAATCTGCAATCCTTCTAGACGTTTGGTGACTCATGTAATCTACACATCACTACCAAGAAGTCCCTTTGTGGTGAAG TTTTGA
- the LOC100794667 gene encoding glycine-rich cell wall structural protein, producing MKRKFISVVVLGVCLVLGISQYVDARNLEEKSKEEVKKPENCLDGGSIGGVGGIGDVGGGGGGLGGGYGGGAGGDSGLGGGYGGGAGSGGVGGLGGGSGLGGGIGGGIYKGIGIGGGIYKGIGFGGVGGGVGAIGGIGGVIGGFKHVEANKP from the coding sequence ATGAAGAGGAAATTCATTTCGGTGGTTGTTTTGGGAGTATGTTTGGTGCTGGGAATATCCCAATATGTTGATGCAAGAAACTTGGAGGAAAAATCAAAGGAAGAGGTCAAGAAGCCAGAAAATTGCTTAGATGGAGGGTCCATTGGTGGTGTTGGAGGAATTGGAGATGtgggtggaggtggtggtggtttaGGAGGTGGCTATGGAGGAGGAGCTGGAGGTGATAGTGGTTTAGGTGGTGGATATGGAGGAGGAGCTGGAAGTGGTGGAGTGGGAGGACTTGGAGGTGGTAGTGGTCTAGGTGGTGGAATTGGGGGAGGCATTTACAAAGGAATTGGAATTGGAGGAGGCATTTACAAAGGAATTGGATTTGGAGGGGTTGGAGGTGGTGTAGGTGCTATTGGTGGTATTGGTGGTGTCATTGGTGGTTTCAAGCATGTTGAAGCCAACAAGCCTTGA